A genomic window from Xyrauchen texanus isolate HMW12.3.18 chromosome 15, RBS_HiC_50CHRs, whole genome shotgun sequence includes:
- the LOC127656311 gene encoding stathmin-like codes for MASSGDIQVKELDKRASGQAFEVILSPTAPDAKGEFPLSTPKKKEVSLDEIQKKLEAAEERRKNHEAEVLKHLAEKREHEKEVLQKAMEENNNFSKMAEEKLNQKMEANKENRTARMAAMNEKFKEKDKKLEEVRKNKETKDGAEGEN; via the exons ATGGCGTCCTCTGGAG ACATTCAGGTTAAGGAACTGGACAAGCGTGCCTCGGGACAAGCTTTTGAGGTTATCCTGAGTCCCACGGCCCCAGATGCCAAAGGAGAATTCCCACTTTCCACCCCCAAGAAGAAAGAGGTTTCTTTGGATGAGATACAGAAAAAATTGGAAGCAGCAGAGGAGAGACGCAAG AACCATGAGGCAGAGGTGTTGAAACACTTAGCTGAGAAACGAGAGCATGAGAAGGAGGTTCTTCAGAAAGCAATGGAGGAGAACAACAACTTCAGCaagatggctgaggagaaacTTAACCAGAAAATGGAAGCCAACAAAGAAAATCGCACAGCACGCATGGCAGCTATGAACGAGAAATTCAAAGAGAAA gacaagaagcttgaagaggtacgaaagaacaaagaaacaaaagatGGGGCTGAGGGTGAAAACTAA